One Argiope bruennichi chromosome 5, qqArgBrue1.1, whole genome shotgun sequence DNA segment encodes these proteins:
- the LOC129969489 gene encoding sperm-associated antigen 5-like has product MPANQPPSASNSQSSSSSQSKSSTLVRSKSLRLSSSKPKLDSGTSSLTRHGSIRAPKTQSSTTITKPPFSMFRKPAVKPKPSFFNSKSNENLDGNSAKSKPNVEIDKRMTTSACFSPTKHSDNRNTGLTDTHRTPSDSPTSLYSDKSHSQEANSWCNSDLVSHLRRLTEEHEKLQVEHARLRMQLLENVPVSNLRKDQQHLSQSDSHLASIPENSPDGSTSFPENDQSQAQAQEVIIQNCRSEVLKLQEENRKLQRKYWEQVLNSELVEDEACNGASQQIVDLIDKLDSKEKELLEASGRVQELENHLAATNLELQQCQDALQDQQHRLEESLLHRDELMKQLKEHRRALSEAQENIDFLQIERSTLAETFQETEQSLQATKAELFKAHSKANELMDHTRKMYLKIKDKDLQVQLLRAELDRTQGNCRDMLLSQGAELTMISMHLSQLSMTVHSILTAAADFAASELSLQKEMLEEVMAECDSEGERNESPKENGFLKSDFQIPNSVESSLSNDKFLDIHKSLPDIFACEPISPLYSSASSESERPMSLVQSRVQSFEQSAKSESKSLKQIPLKPASEQNSDSVKSSIENLSSINGDLSRISSPSKDSSPVANSAFKPIGMATAFRPVRQRSLESDALFIENSGFEDEKKTSFETLLSEMDKLVKKVGKVIELSQEKFVAKVKQLNEEKSNLQDEIRLSKKKQYELQTELNNRDYLVERANGKVEELLLQFKKVQEEFAEEKEALTQKNLSLKEQIKCLEAVNEEQSNQITNEVKQMIDVATSDPNCEFVSNAQAICDKLNLKQEIAKLKATLSQKEAVLQQLAQKYTRTTSKLESNLRKAEKEIQVLDNVIEKVFTTLETNSELVEKNEDLKNLLSLVSGNCTLSNINSKQEK; this is encoded by the exons atgcCTGCAAATCAGCCTCCTTCTGCTTCCAACTCACAATCTTCTTCCTCCAGTCAGAGCAAAAGTAGTACATTAGTACGTTCCAAGAGTTTGAGATTATCTTCTTCTAAACCTAAACTTGATTCAGGCACTAGCAGCCTAACTCGTCATGGAAGCATCAGAGCACCCAAGACCCAATCTTCTACTACAATTACTAAACCTCCATTTTCAATGTTTAGGAAACCAGCAGTAAAACCTAAGCCatcatttttcaattctaaaagtaatgaaaatttagatGGTAACTCAGCAAAATCTAAGCCAAATGTAGAAATCGATAAAAGAATGACTACTAGTGCATGTTTCTCGCCTACAAAACATAGTGATAATCGTAACACTGGATTGACTGATACTCATAGAACACCATCTGATTCTCCAACAAGTCTATATAGTGATAAAAGCCATTCTCAAGAAGCAAATTCATGGTGTAATTCAGATCTAGTTTCTCATCTTAGGAGACTAACAGAAGAACATGAGAAACTTCAA gtgGAACATGCTAGACTTAGAATGCAATTGTTAGAAAATGTACCTGTTTCTAATTTGAGAAAAGACCAACAACACCTGTCACAATCAGATTCTCATTTAGCTTCCATACCTGAAAATTCTCCAGATGGATCCACATCATTCCCTGAAAATGATCAATCCCAAGCTCAGGCTCAAGAAGTCATCATTCAGAATTGTCGTTCTGAAGTACTTAAGTTACAAGAAGAAAATAGGAAACTGCAGAGGAAATATTGGGAGCAA gTTCTCAATTCAGAGCTTGTTGAAGATGAAGCTTGCAATGGTGCTTCTCAACAAATTGTTGACTTAATTGATAAATTAGATAGTAAAGAGAAAG aattgttAGAAGCAAGTGGTAGAGTGCAAGAGTTAGAGAACCATTTGGCAGCAACTAATTTAGAACTTCAGCAATGTCAAGATGCCCTTCAAGATCAACAGCATAGATTAGAAGAATCCTTACTTCATCGTGATGAATTGATGAAACAGCTTAAGGAACACAGAAGAGCTCTTAGTGAAGCTCAAGAAAATATTGACTTCTTACAAATAGAGAGATCAACTTTAGCTGAGACTTTCCAAGAAACAGAACAATCTTTGCAGGCTACAAAAGCAGAGTTGTTCAAAGCTCATAGCAAAGCAAATGAATTAATGGATCATACTCGTAAAATGTACctcaaaattaaagataaaga CTTACAGGTTCAATTGTTAAGAGCTGAACTTGATCGAACCCAGGGCAATTGTCGCGATATGCTACTCAGCCAAGGAGCAGAGCTTACTATGATATCTATGCACCTTTCTCAGCTGTCCATGACTGTACATTCCATTCTTACTGCTGCTGCTGATTTTGCTGCTAGTGAATTATCTCTACAGAAAGAA atgttGGAAGAAGTGATGGCTGAATGTGATAGTGAAGGTGAACGAAATGAATCTCCTAAAGAGAATGGATTTCTGAAATCtgattttcaaattccaaattcAGTAGAATCTTCTCTTTCAAATGACAAATTCCTAGACATTCACAAATCATTACCTGACATTTTTGCTTGTGAACCTATCAGTCCTTTATATTCTTCAGCTTCTAGCGAAAGTGAACGTCCCATGTCCCTTGTGCAGTCCCGAGTTCAATCATTTGAACAATCAGCTAAGAGTGAATCTAAGTCATTGAAGCAAATTCCATTGAAACCAGCCTCTGAACAAAATTCTGATTCTGTTAAAAGTTCAATTGAGAATTTAAGTAGTATAAATGGAGATTTGAGTCGCATCAGTTCTCCTAGCAAAGATAGTTCTCCAGTGGCTAATAGTGCATTTAAACCTATAGGAATGGCTACTGCTTTCCGTCCAGTGCGACAAAGAAGTTTGGAATCAGATgctctttttattgaaaattcaggatttgaagatgaaaaaaaaacttcatttgaaaCATTATTGAGTGAAATGGATAAGTTGGTGAAAAAAGTAGGAAAGGTGATTGAGCTATCACAGGAGAAATTTGTTGCAAAAGTTAAACAGCTAAATGAAGAGAA atctaaCCTACAAGATGAAATTCGATTAAGCAAGAAAAAACAGTATGAACTGCAAACAGAACTGAACAATAGGGATTACTTAGTTGAAAGAGCTAATGGAAAAGTAGAAGagcttttattgcaatttaaaaaagtcCAAGAAGAATTTGCTGAAGAAAAAGAG GCTCTTACACAAAAGAACTTGTCACTTAAGGAACAAATTAAATGCTTAGAAGCTGTTAATGAAGAGCAGTCCAATCAAATTACAAATGAAGTCAAACAGATGATAGACGTTGCAACCTCAGATCCTAATTGTGAATTTGTATCAAATGCTCAAGCCATAtgtgataaattgaatttaaagcaaGAG ATTGCTAAATTGAAAGCTACATTGTCTCAAAAAGAAGCTGTGTTGCAGCAACTTGCTCAGAAATACACAAGAACTACTTCAAAGCTCGAATCTAATTTAAGgaaagcagaaaaagaaattcaagttttagataatgttattgaaaaagtttttact actcTAGAAACCAATTCAGAATTAGTTGAGaagaatgaagatttaaaaaatttactgtcACTAGTCAGTGGAAACTGtactttatcaaatattaacTCCAAACAGGAAAAATAG